A genomic segment from Nodularia sphaerocarpa UHCC 0038 encodes:
- the folP gene encoding dihydropteroate synthase — MSSKLIIRERCFEWGQRTHLMGVLNVTPDSFSDGGVFNNSAAALAQAQAMVAAGADIIDVGGQSTRPGAKQITLAEELDRVLPILQVLRREITVPISVDTTRAIVAKASIEAGADIINDISAGTFDLEMLPTVASLDVPIVLMHIQGTPQTMQQMTDYQDLMAEISSFLAAQILAATGVGIDQRKIIIDPGIGFAKNYEQNLAIFRELRALKALNCPILVGASRKSFIGRILNQPEPKARVWGTAAACCAAISQGADLLRVHDVQQMRDVSLVADALFRQSG; from the coding sequence ATGTCAAGTAAGTTAATAATTCGAGAACGCTGTTTTGAGTGGGGACAGCGAACTCACCTCATGGGTGTTTTAAATGTCACCCCAGATAGCTTTAGCGATGGTGGGGTGTTTAATAATAGCGCGGCGGCTTTAGCACAGGCACAAGCAATGGTAGCTGCTGGTGCTGATATCATCGACGTGGGCGGTCAATCGACTCGACCAGGAGCAAAGCAAATAACTCTGGCAGAGGAACTGGATCGGGTACTGCCAATATTGCAGGTTCTCCGAAGAGAGATCACAGTGCCAATATCCGTAGATACAACTAGAGCTATTGTGGCTAAAGCATCTATAGAAGCTGGAGCCGATATTATTAATGATATTTCTGCTGGCACATTTGACTTAGAAATGCTGCCAACAGTAGCAAGTTTAGATGTGCCGATTGTCTTGATGCATATCCAGGGAACGCCGCAGACGATGCAGCAAATGACTGATTATCAGGATTTAATGGCAGAAATTTCTAGTTTTTTAGCAGCACAAATTTTAGCAGCAACTGGTGTAGGTATTGACCAGAGGAAAATCATTATTGATCCGGGGATTGGTTTTGCGAAAAACTATGAGCAGAATTTAGCAATTTTTCGGGAATTGCGGGCTTTGAAAGCGTTAAATTGCCCTATTTTGGTAGGAGCATCCCGGAAAAGTTTTATTGGTCGCATCTTAAATCAACCAGAGCCAAAAGCACGAGTCTGGGGAACAGCAGCAGCTTGTTGTGCAGCGATTTCTCAGGGCGCTGATCTCCTCCGAGTCCACGATGTTCAACAAATGCGTGATGTATCACTGGTAGCTGATGCACTGTTCCGACAATCAGGCTAA
- a CDS encoding SPFH domain-containing protein, whose translation MEPIIAIVLALIGYALGSAKLINQGNEALVERLGRYHRKLEPGLNFIVPLVDQIVMEDTTREQFLDIKPQNVITKDNIYLEVDAVVFWRIRDIVKSFYEIDDLQGSLNQLATTTLREIIAQNTVEETNVSRAEMDTAILNQLNETTEHWGVQILRLDIQSITPPESVRKSMEEERAAEIKKRALVFEAEGERDAAIKRAQGTQTSMQIIAEALRSHPESREILRYLVAQDYVVASQRLGESNNAKIVFLDPSKTNEVYNQLIADSISQEGNGRNSENGNV comes from the coding sequence ATGGAGCCAATTATTGCCATAGTCTTAGCCCTCATCGGCTATGCCCTAGGATCTGCAAAACTGATTAATCAAGGTAACGAAGCCCTAGTAGAACGCTTGGGGCGGTATCATCGAAAACTGGAACCTGGACTCAACTTTATTGTTCCTTTGGTCGATCAGATTGTGATGGAGGATACAACACGCGAGCAGTTTTTAGACATCAAACCTCAAAATGTGATCACCAAAGATAACATTTACCTAGAAGTTGATGCTGTTGTGTTTTGGCGCATCAGAGATATTGTCAAAAGTTTTTACGAAATCGACGATCTCCAAGGTTCTCTCAATCAACTAGCCACAACCACACTCCGGGAAATCATCGCCCAGAACACTGTAGAAGAAACCAATGTCTCCCGTGCAGAAATGGATACAGCCATTTTAAATCAGTTGAATGAAACAACAGAACATTGGGGAGTTCAGATTCTCCGGTTGGATATTCAGAGCATTACACCGCCGGAGAGTGTGCGAAAGTCAATGGAAGAAGAGCGAGCTGCGGAAATCAAAAAACGGGCGCTGGTTTTTGAAGCAGAAGGAGAACGTGACGCTGCTATTAAGAGAGCGCAAGGAACTCAAACCTCAATGCAGATAATTGCTGAAGCCTTACGTTCTCATCCTGAAAGTCGGGAAATTCTCAGGTATCTCGTGGCTCAAGATTATGTCGTCGCTAGCCAAAGACTTGGCGAGAGTAATAATGCCAAAATTGTCTTCTTAGATCCCAGCAAAACCAATGAAGTCTATAACCAGTTAATTGCTGATTCGATTTCTCAAGAAGGTAATGGTAGAAACTCTGAAAACGGTAATGTCTAA